Proteins from one Xenorhabdus griffiniae genomic window:
- the serA gene encoding phosphoglycerate dehydrogenase, with the protein MVKVSLEKDKIKFLLLEGVHQSAVDSLKAAGYSNIEYHKGALEPEELKAAIRDARFVGIRSRTQLTEEIFAAAEKLVAVGCFCIGTNQVDLKAAAKRGIPVFNAPFSNTRSVAEMVLGELLLLLRRIPEANAKAHNGIWDKQAKGCYEARGKKLGIIGYGHIGTQLGILAENIGLNVYFYDIENKLPLGNAQQVHHLSELLNMSDVVSLHVPETASTKNMIGAAELELMKPGSILINASRGTVVDIDALSNALETGHLSGAAIDVFPHEPATNNDPFISPLSQFDNVLLTPHIGGSTQEAQQNIGYEVSGKLVKYSDNGSTLSAVNFPEVSLPVHAKDTNRLLHIHENRPGILTSINQVFTEQEINIDAQYLRTDSGIGYVVIDITTQNSAQAELVLQKLRALPGTIRSRLLY; encoded by the coding sequence ATGGTTAAGGTATCTTTAGAAAAGGACAAAATTAAATTTCTGCTGCTGGAAGGTGTTCACCAAAGTGCAGTAGATAGCCTAAAAGCGGCAGGGTACAGCAATATTGAATATCACAAAGGGGCATTAGAACCTGAAGAATTGAAAGCAGCGATCCGTGATGCCCGATTTGTCGGCATTCGTTCCCGCACCCAATTGACCGAAGAGATTTTCGCCGCAGCGGAAAAGCTGGTTGCTGTTGGGTGTTTTTGTATTGGTACTAACCAGGTTGACCTGAAAGCCGCGGCAAAACGTGGTATTCCGGTATTTAATGCGCCTTTTTCCAATACGCGTTCGGTCGCTGAAATGGTATTGGGTGAGTTGCTGTTGCTGTTACGTCGTATTCCTGAAGCGAATGCCAAAGCCCATAATGGGATATGGGATAAGCAGGCAAAAGGCTGCTACGAAGCGCGCGGGAAAAAATTAGGCATTATTGGTTACGGGCATATTGGTACACAGCTTGGCATTTTGGCTGAAAATATTGGCCTGAATGTCTATTTCTATGATATTGAAAATAAATTGCCCTTAGGTAATGCACAGCAAGTTCATCATTTGTCTGAATTGCTGAATATGAGTGATGTCGTGAGCCTGCATGTTCCTGAAACCGCCTCAACCAAAAATATGATTGGTGCAGCAGAACTGGAATTGATGAAACCAGGTTCAATTTTGATCAATGCATCACGCGGCACAGTGGTCGATATTGATGCACTCAGCAACGCGTTGGAAACAGGGCATCTTTCTGGTGCGGCGATTGATGTTTTTCCTCATGAACCCGCAACAAATAATGATCCTTTTATCTCCCCATTAAGCCAGTTTGATAACGTATTGTTGACACCACATATTGGGGGATCGACACAAGAAGCCCAGCAAAATATCGGTTATGAAGTTTCTGGGAAACTGGTCAAATATTCTGACAATGGTTCTACCTTATCAGCGGTTAATTTTCCTGAAGTCTCGCTCCCTGTTCATGCCAAGGATACTAACCGATTACTGCATATCCATGAAAACCGCCCCGGTATCTTGACCAGTATTAACCAAGTATTCACTGAACAAGAAATCAATATTGATGCCCAATATCTGCGGACTGACAGTGGTATTGGTTATGTGGTGATTGATATTACGACGCAGAATTCAGCTCAGGCTGAATTGGTTTTGCAGAAACTGAGAGCCTTACCGGGCACGATCCGTTCTCGCTTGCTTTACTAA
- the ubiI gene encoding FAD-dependent 2-octaprenylphenol hydroxylase — translation MQSFDVVIAGGGMVGLALACGLQGSGLRIAMVEEHPPTKPFGINDEYALRVSAINAASERLLTHLGVWQDILAMRASSYQGMDVWDRDSFGRIEFNAAENGLTHLGHIIENHVIRQALWQRAENLPDVMIFTPSSLKNVAWGENEAFITLSDGRMLTSRLVIGADGAHSWLRQHADIPLTFWDYEHHALVATIRTEQPHEGVARQVFHGDGILAFLPLPDPHLCSIVWSQPAESAQQRKSMEPTLFNRQLSATFDMRLGQCELVSDRQTIPLTGRYARNFAAHRLALLGDAAHTIHPLAGQGVNLGFMDVAELIGELSRLNQQGKDIGQYLYLGRYERRRKHSAAVMLAGMQGFRQLFDGNNPAKKLLRGIGLTLADHLPGMKPQLLRHAMGLNDLPDWLIAQTASVEKI, via the coding sequence ATGCAATCATTTGATGTGGTGATCGCAGGGGGCGGAATGGTTGGCCTTGCGCTGGCTTGTGGTTTACAAGGTAGTGGCTTGCGCATCGCGATGGTAGAAGAGCACCCACCGACAAAGCCATTTGGTATCAATGATGAATATGCGTTACGTGTTTCAGCCATCAATGCAGCCAGTGAACGATTACTCACCCACCTTGGTGTCTGGCAAGATATTCTTGCAATGCGAGCCAGTTCATATCAGGGAATGGACGTTTGGGATCGGGACAGTTTCGGGCGTATTGAGTTTAATGCGGCGGAAAATGGCTTGACTCATCTGGGGCATATCATCGAAAACCATGTGATCCGGCAAGCGCTCTGGCAACGTGCGGAAAATTTGCCAGATGTCATGATCTTCACCCCATCTTCCCTTAAGAACGTTGCCTGGGGAGAAAACGAAGCCTTTATCACATTATCCGATGGAAGAATGCTGACTTCACGCCTGGTCATTGGTGCAGACGGTGCCCACTCTTGGTTGCGTCAACATGCGGATATTCCGCTGACTTTCTGGGATTATGAACACCATGCCTTGGTCGCGACAATTCGGACTGAGCAGCCTCATGAAGGTGTTGCACGCCAAGTTTTCCACGGTGATGGAATACTGGCTTTCCTGCCACTGCCAGATCCTCACTTATGTTCGATTGTGTGGTCACAGCCGGCTGAATCTGCGCAACAGCGCAAATCTATGGAACCGACACTGTTTAATCGGCAATTAAGCGCGACATTTGATATGCGTCTTGGTCAATGTGAACTGGTCAGTGATCGACAAACTATCCCATTAACGGGGCGTTATGCCCGCAATTTTGCTGCTCACCGATTGGCGCTATTAGGCGACGCGGCACACACTATCCACCCACTGGCTGGTCAGGGTGTTAATCTTGGATTTATGGATGTGGCAGAACTGATAGGTGAATTGAGCCGCTTAAACCAGCAAGGAAAAGACATCGGTCAATATCTCTATTTGGGACGTTATGAACGTCGCCGTAAACACAGTGCTGCGGTCATGCTTGCAGGTATGCAGGGTTTTCGTCAGCTATTTGATGGCAATAACCCCGCTAAAAAATTATTGCGTGGAATTGGATTAACACTGGCTGATCACTTACCGGGAATGAAGCCGCAATTGCTTCGTCATGCCATGGGTCTTAATGACCTTCCTGATTGGCTGATCGCCCAAACCGCTTCGGTTGAAAAAATCTAA
- the pepP gene encoding Xaa-Pro aminopeptidase: MTKQEYLSRRQALLSKMAPASAAIIFSALPATRNSDSEYPYRQHSDFLYLTGFSEPEAVLILIKSDETHNHSVLFNRVRDLTAEIWFGRRLGQEAALEKLGVDRALPFDDLDEQLYLLLNGLEVVYHAQGEFEYADNIVFSALDKLRKNSRRNFKAPMIMADWRPWLHEMRLFKSDVELEIMRKAGEISAQAHIRAMQACHPGMFEYQLEAEIHHEFTRQGARYPAYNTIVGAGDNACILHYTENERRMKDGDLVLIDAGCEYEGYAGDITRTFPVNGKFTRPQREIYDIVLEAINLSLELYRPGVTISEVTGQVVRVMVKGLVRLGIMHGEVEQLIETNAYRQFFMHGLSHWLGLDVHDVGDYGVDRDRILQPGMVLTVEPGLYIAPDADVPPEYRGIGIRIEDDIVITETGNENLTESVVKDPDEIEALMAQ; this comes from the coding sequence ATGACTAAACAAGAATATTTATCCCGTCGACAGGCATTATTGTCAAAAATGGCACCGGCCAGTGCGGCCATTATATTTTCGGCGTTGCCTGCGACACGTAATTCAGATAGTGAATATCCCTACCGTCAGCACAGTGATTTTCTGTATCTGACCGGTTTCAGTGAACCGGAAGCGGTTCTAATACTGATTAAAAGCGATGAAACCCACAATCACAGTGTGTTGTTTAATCGTGTTCGCGATTTGACTGCGGAAATTTGGTTTGGTCGTCGTCTTGGACAAGAAGCTGCATTGGAAAAATTGGGGGTGGATCGCGCCTTACCATTTGATGATCTCGATGAACAACTCTATTTATTATTGAATGGCTTGGAAGTGGTCTATCACGCCCAGGGCGAATTTGAGTACGCCGATAACATCGTCTTTAGTGCGTTGGATAAATTGCGTAAAAACAGCCGCCGTAACTTCAAGGCACCAATGATCATGGCAGATTGGCGCCCGTGGCTGCATGAAATGCGTCTGTTTAAGTCAGACGTTGAATTAGAAATCATGCGCAAAGCGGGGGAAATCAGTGCTCAGGCGCATATCAGGGCGATGCAGGCTTGCCATCCTGGTATGTTTGAATACCAGCTGGAAGCCGAAATTCACCACGAATTCACCCGTCAGGGGGCGCGTTATCCTGCTTATAACACGATAGTTGGCGCGGGAGATAACGCTTGTATTCTGCATTACACTGAAAATGAACGTCGCATGAAAGATGGCGATTTAGTGTTAATCGATGCGGGGTGTGAGTATGAGGGATATGCCGGCGACATTACACGGACATTTCCGGTAAATGGCAAATTTACGCGCCCTCAACGTGAAATCTACGACATTGTTTTGGAAGCCATTAACCTTTCCCTGGAATTGTACAGACCTGGTGTCACTATCAGCGAGGTCACGGGGCAGGTTGTACGTGTCATGGTGAAAGGATTGGTAAGATTAGGCATTATGCATGGTGAAGTCGAACAATTGATCGAAACCAATGCTTACCGTCAATTTTTCATGCATGGTTTGAGTCATTGGTTGGGGCTGGATGTGCACGATGTCGGCGATTACGGTGTTGATCGCGATCGTATTTTGCAACCTGGCATGGTGCTGACTGTAGAGCCGGGGCTTTACATTGCACCCGATGCGGATGTCCCGCCGGAATACCGTGGTATCGGTATTCGTATTGAAGATGACATTGTGATAACGGAAACAGGAAATGAAAACCTGACTGAATCTGTCGTGAAAGATCCCGATGAGATAGAAGCTCTGATGGCACAGTAA
- the ubiH gene encoding 2-octaprenyl-6-methoxyphenyl hydroxylase, with protein sequence MNVIIVGGGMTGATLALTIASLSRGQLQVSLIEAAEPTREHPGFDARAIALAYGTCQRLQQVGIWPALQHCVTPITHVHVSDRGNSGFTNIRASDYDISALGNVIELHDAGIHLFELLKQSPNIKLYCPAKVNSIERLENSVVVSLNNGEKLTGELLVAADGSHSAIAQACNIPFKRRSYEQTAIIANVLTSEHPRGRAFERFTQYGPLALLPMSEGRSSLVWCHPLEKQSDVNNWSQHEFLQQLQKAFGWRLGKMLETGQRHSYPLALSTASRQISHRLALVGNASQTLHPIAGQGFNLGMRDVMALAQVISIAATSGQDIGSYQVLAQYQQQRQADRETTIGLTDGLVRLFANDYLPLKIGRNLGLKTMERLSPMRDLFARQTLGWVAQSPLAD encoded by the coding sequence ATGAACGTGATTATTGTGGGCGGAGGCATGACGGGAGCGACATTGGCTCTGACTATTGCCTCGCTGAGTCGGGGGCAATTACAAGTCTCCTTGATTGAAGCAGCAGAACCAACCAGGGAGCATCCTGGTTTTGATGCAAGGGCTATAGCCTTGGCTTATGGTACATGTCAGCGCTTGCAACAGGTCGGTATTTGGCCTGCACTGCAACATTGTGTTACCCCAATAACTCACGTTCATGTTAGCGACCGTGGTAATAGCGGTTTCACCAACATTCGCGCCAGCGACTATGATATCTCGGCATTAGGCAATGTGATTGAATTGCATGATGCTGGAATTCATCTTTTTGAGTTATTAAAACAATCTCCAAATATTAAACTTTACTGTCCGGCTAAAGTGAATTCCATTGAGCGTTTGGAAAATTCTGTAGTGGTTTCGCTGAATAATGGCGAAAAGCTGACAGGAGAATTACTGGTCGCTGCGGATGGTAGTCACTCGGCAATAGCCCAGGCGTGTAATATACCGTTCAAACGGCGATCTTATGAGCAGACAGCCATTATTGCTAATGTCCTGACTTCTGAACATCCTCGAGGAAGGGCATTCGAGCGTTTTACCCAATATGGCCCATTGGCGTTGTTACCTATGTCGGAAGGGCGTAGTTCACTGGTATGGTGTCACCCACTGGAAAAACAGTCAGACGTCAATAACTGGAGCCAGCATGAATTTCTCCAACAGCTGCAAAAAGCATTTGGCTGGCGTTTGGGGAAAATGCTGGAAACCGGTCAACGACATAGTTATCCCTTAGCATTATCGACAGCCAGCAGGCAAATTAGCCACCGTCTGGCGCTGGTAGGTAATGCATCCCAAACTTTGCATCCGATCGCTGGACAGGGCTTTAACTTAGGGATGCGTGATGTGATGGCTTTGGCACAAGTCATTTCAATAGCGGCCACTTCTGGACAGGATATTGGCTCCTATCAGGTACTGGCACAGTATCAGCAACAGCGTCAGGCAGATCGTGAAACGACCATTGGACTCACGGATGGGCTGGTCAGGTTATTCGCTAATGACTACTTACCGTTAAAAATAGGGCGTAATCTTGGCTTGAAGACCATGGAAAGATTATCCCCAATGCGGGATCTTTTTGCCCGCCAAACATTAGGTTGGGTTGCACAGTCACCATTGGCAGATTAA
- a CDS encoding YecA family protein, which yields MSIQNSLPNYQSFDEILHQQSIALTAAEMHGLISGLLCGGNHGGNHDSSWQTLVHDLANDGLAFSQVLALPLRELYETTFELLDDSSFSFNLLLPDEEAGVFECAEALAGWVNHFLLGLGVANPKLTEKPEIQEVITDLRNIGMLGYDEDEDQEELSQALEEVLEYVRVAVQLCYIAFATPKTADSAKNEKPTLH from the coding sequence ATGTCTATACAAAACTCATTACCTAATTATCAATCATTTGATGAAATTTTGCATCAACAGTCCATCGCCCTGACAGCAGCAGAAATGCATGGCTTAATCAGTGGGTTACTATGTGGTGGAAATCATGGCGGTAATCACGATAGTAGCTGGCAGACACTGGTGCATGATCTTGCGAATGATGGCCTGGCATTTTCTCAGGTTTTGGCTTTGCCGCTTAGGGAATTGTACGAAACGACGTTTGAATTGCTGGATGACAGTAGTTTCTCGTTCAATCTGTTGCTGCCTGATGAAGAGGCGGGGGTTTTTGAATGTGCAGAAGCATTGGCGGGATGGGTTAACCACTTTCTGCTCGGCTTGGGTGTAGCCAATCCCAAATTAACAGAAAAGCCAGAAATTCAGGAAGTTATCACCGATTTACGTAACATTGGCATGTTGGGCTATGATGAAGACGAAGATCAGGAAGAACTCTCTCAAGCCCTTGAAGAAGTTCTAGAATATGTACGTGTTGCGGTTCAACTCTGTTATATCGCGTTTGCGACACCTAAAACCGCGGACAGTGCAAAAAATGAAAAACCAACATTGCACTGA
- a CDS encoding 5-formyltetrahydrofolate cyclo-ligase, translating to MQSDSSLTLRQSIRKKIRQLRQNLSPEQQSQFAQQAIKQAMIHPKIQQADKIALYLSFDGELDTRPLIQQLWQQNKQVYLPILHPFNRNHLLFLRYCADTPLIHNRFNIEEPQLDVRQVLPIAELDVMFIPLVAFDCTGQRLGMGGGFYDRTLAKWQQQNFYPIGLAHNFQLVENLPSESWDIPLPEIITPDKVWQWI from the coding sequence ATGCAATCAGATTCTTCTCTTACTCTGCGTCAATCCATTAGAAAAAAAATTCGGCAGCTACGTCAAAATCTATCCCCTGAACAACAATCGCAATTTGCCCAGCAAGCCATTAAACAGGCTATGATTCACCCTAAGATCCAGCAAGCTGATAAAATTGCCCTCTATCTCTCCTTTGACGGGGAATTAGATACACGTCCGCTGATTCAACAACTTTGGCAGCAAAACAAACAGGTCTATTTGCCAATATTGCATCCTTTCAACCGGAATCACCTGCTGTTTCTCCGTTATTGCGCTGATACGCCTCTTATTCATAACCGCTTTAATATCGAAGAGCCTCAGTTGGATGTCCGGCAGGTTTTACCCATCGCTGAACTTGATGTCATGTTTATTCCTCTGGTCGCTTTCGATTGCACAGGGCAACGCTTAGGGATGGGCGGTGGTTTCTACGACAGAACCCTCGCGAAATGGCAACAACAGAATTTTTATCCGATTGGATTAGCCCACAATTTTCAGTTAGTTGAGAATCTACCTAGCGAGAGTTGGGATATTCCTCTGCCAGAGATCATTACACCAGACAAAGTATGGCAATGGATATAA
- a CDS encoding LysR family transcriptional regulator ArgP, whose amino-acid sequence MKRPDYRSLQALDAVIKERGFERAAQKLCITQSAVSQRIKQLENMFGQPLLVRTVPPHPTEQGQKLLALLHQVELLEAQWLGDENSNEIPLLLSLAVNADSLATWLLPALHPVLSDLPIRLNIQVEDETRTQERLRRGEVVGAISIQSQPLPSCLVDKLGALDYLFVASPEFANRFFPNGVTRSALLKAPAVAFDHLDDMHQAFLQQNFDLSPGSVPCHIVNSSEAFVQLAKQGSTCCMIPHLQINKELKAGELIDLTPGLCQRRMLYWHRFAPESGTMRKVTDALLKRGRQMLRQEDEIH is encoded by the coding sequence ATGAAACGTCCTGATTACCGGTCATTGCAAGCATTAGATGCAGTGATCAAAGAGCGTGGTTTCGAGCGGGCAGCGCAAAAACTTTGTATTACTCAATCAGCGGTATCTCAGAGAATCAAGCAATTAGAAAATATGTTTGGTCAGCCACTATTGGTACGCACTGTTCCTCCCCACCCTACAGAGCAAGGGCAAAAGCTGCTTGCGCTATTACATCAGGTGGAACTGCTGGAAGCACAATGGCTTGGTGATGAAAATAGCAATGAGATCCCGTTACTGCTTTCCCTTGCTGTTAATGCGGACAGCCTGGCGACGTGGCTTTTACCGGCTCTCCATCCTGTTTTATCCGATTTACCCATTCGGCTAAATATTCAGGTGGAAGATGAAACCCGAACTCAAGAGCGATTGCGGCGTGGTGAAGTTGTCGGGGCGATTAGTATTCAATCCCAACCTCTGCCAAGTTGTTTAGTTGATAAATTAGGTGCCTTGGATTACCTGTTTGTCGCCTCTCCAGAGTTTGCAAACCGTTTTTTCCCGAATGGCGTCACGCGTTCGGCATTACTGAAAGCCCCTGCGGTTGCATTCGACCATTTAGATGATATGCATCAAGCATTTTTACAACAGAACTTCGATTTATCACCGGGAAGTGTGCCCTGTCATATCGTGAATTCTTCCGAAGCATTTGTTCAACTGGCAAAACAAGGTTCGACTTGTTGCATGATCCCACATTTGCAAATCAACAAGGAACTAAAAGCTGGTGAATTAATCGATCTAACACCAGGTCTATGCCAACGCCGTATGCTTTATTGGCATCGTTTTGCGCCTGAAAGTGGAACGATGAGAAAAGTTACTGACGCCCTGCTAAAACGAGGACGCCAGATGTTACGTCAGGAAGATGAAATTCATTAA
- the gcvH gene encoding glycine cleavage system protein GcvH has translation MSHVPVELKYTESHEWVRSEGNGEYTVGITEHAQKLLGDMVFVDLPEIGTEVNSGDDCAVVESVKAASDIYAPVSGKIIAVNPDLENSPELVNSEPYNEGWLFRVKIADESELANLLDAESYRSLLEEDE, from the coding sequence ATGAGTCATGTACCAGTAGAATTGAAATATACAGAATCACATGAGTGGGTTCGCTCGGAAGGCAATGGTGAATATACCGTAGGTATTACCGAACATGCCCAGAAGTTATTGGGCGATATGGTATTTGTTGATTTGCCGGAAATAGGCACAGAAGTAAATAGTGGCGATGATTGTGCTGTTGTAGAGTCAGTCAAAGCGGCTTCTGATATCTACGCACCGGTGAGTGGTAAGATTATTGCGGTTAACCCTGATCTGGAAAATTCTCCCGAGTTGGTGAACAGTGAACCCTATAACGAAGGTTGGTTGTTCCGCGTTAAAATAGCTGATGAGAGTGAACTCGCTAATTTGCTTGATGCCGAAAGTTATCGGTCACTCTTGGAAGAAGACGAGTAA
- the gcvT gene encoding glycine cleavage system aminomethyltransferase GcvT, producing MSKHTPLYDQHLACGARMVDFHGWMMPLHYGSQIDEHHTVRADAGMFDVSHMTIVDLHGPDCRDFLRYLLANDIAKLTEQGKALYTAMLNASGGVIDDLIVYFFTDNAYRMVVNSATREKDLAWIYQHAEKYDVEVTVRDDLALIAVQGPNAQAKVQSLLSDAQKQAVTGMKPFFGVQSGNLFIATTGYTGEAGYEIALPKEQAADFWQQLLAVGVKPTGLGARDTLRLEAGMNLYGQEMDETVSPLAANMGWTIAWKPEDRHFIGREALERQRETGTDQLVGLVMREKGVLRGGLTVNFTDDSGEMRSGVITSGTFSPTLGFSIALARVPQGIGEQAVVQIRNREMPVQVVKPGFVRMGKPLVE from the coding sequence ATGTCAAAACACACCCCACTATATGATCAACATCTGGCATGCGGAGCACGCATGGTAGATTTTCATGGCTGGATGATGCCCCTGCACTATGGTTCACAAATTGACGAACATCATACAGTGCGTGCTGATGCTGGTATGTTCGACGTTTCCCATATGACAATTGTGGATCTACACGGTCCAGATTGCCGTGATTTTCTCCGCTATCTTCTGGCCAATGACATTGCCAAACTCACCGAACAGGGCAAGGCATTATATACCGCAATGCTAAATGCATCTGGCGGCGTCATTGATGATCTCATTGTCTATTTTTTCACTGATAATGCTTATCGCATGGTTGTGAATTCGGCGACCCGCGAGAAAGACCTGGCATGGATTTACCAACATGCTGAGAAATATGACGTTGAAGTTACCGTACGTGATGATTTGGCTCTGATTGCTGTCCAGGGGCCAAACGCGCAAGCCAAAGTGCAATCATTGTTAAGTGATGCGCAGAAGCAAGCGGTAACGGGTATGAAACCTTTCTTTGGCGTCCAATCGGGAAATCTATTTATTGCAACGACGGGTTATACCGGTGAAGCAGGTTATGAAATTGCACTGCCTAAAGAACAAGCGGCAGATTTTTGGCAACAGTTGTTAGCAGTAGGCGTGAAACCGACTGGATTGGGAGCGCGTGACACATTGCGTCTTGAAGCGGGCATGAACCTTTATGGTCAAGAAATGGATGAAACTGTTTCACCTCTGGCCGCCAACATGGGATGGACAATTGCTTGGAAACCGGAAGATCGCCACTTCATTGGTCGTGAAGCATTGGAAAGACAACGCGAAACGGGTACTGATCAGTTGGTTGGACTGGTCATGCGTGAAAAGGGAGTATTACGTGGTGGCTTAACGGTCAACTTCACTGATGATTCCGGTGAAATGCGTTCAGGCGTGATTACCAGTGGAACATTCTCCCCAACCTTAGGATTTAGTATAGCCCTTGCACGTGTACCGCAAGGTATTGGTGAACAGGCGGTTGTCCAGATCCGTAATCGAGAAATGCCCGTACAGGTTGTTAAACCGGGTTTTGTGCGGATGGGAAAACCACTTGTAGAGTGA
- the rpiA gene encoding ribose-5-phosphate isomerase RpiA, translating into MTQDELKKAVGWAALEYVKPGTIVGVGTGSTAAHFIDALGTIKDKIEGAVSSSDASTERLKALGIPVFDCNDVDTLDIYVDGADEINGQMQMIKGGGAALTREKIIAAVAKKFICIIDSSKQVDVLGKFPLPVEVIPMARAYVARELVKLGGTPVYRENVVTDNGNHILDVHNLSIVDPTALEDKINGIAGVVTVGLFANRGANVVLVGTADGVKTLTE; encoded by the coding sequence ATGACTCAGGACGAACTGAAAAAAGCAGTAGGTTGGGCAGCATTGGAATATGTTAAACCAGGCACAATTGTTGGTGTTGGTACAGGTTCTACCGCAGCGCATTTTATTGATGCGTTAGGCACCATCAAAGATAAAATTGAAGGTGCCGTATCGAGTTCAGACGCATCGACTGAGAGACTAAAAGCTCTCGGTATCCCTGTGTTTGACTGCAATGACGTCGACACGTTGGATATTTATGTTGATGGTGCTGATGAAATTAATGGTCAAATGCAGATGATCAAAGGTGGCGGCGCAGCGTTAACCAGGGAAAAAATCATCGCGGCGGTTGCGAAGAAATTTATCTGTATTATTGATTCGTCTAAGCAAGTCGATGTATTAGGCAAGTTTCCTCTGCCAGTTGAAGTCATCCCAATGGCACGGGCTTATGTGGCTCGTGAGCTGGTGAAATTGGGCGGAACACCGGTTTATCGTGAAAACGTTGTGACAGACAATGGTAACCATATTCTGGATGTTCACAATCTTTCGATTGTCGATCCCACTGCGTTAGAAGATAAAATCAATGGGATAGCAGGCGTGGTAACGGTGGGGCTTTTTGCTAATCGAGGCGCTAATGTGGTACTGGTAGGTACTGCGGATGGCGTTAAGACGCTCACTGAATAA
- a CDS encoding oxidative stress defense protein — MKRKSLVLAAMMALGSLSFMAASAADSLSIPHISTSGNAIVKATPDMATLVIHVSETQKSAAEAKKKVDERVAKYFDFLKNSGIEKKDIDAANLRTQPEYQYDQKSGKSSITGYRASRSVEVKVHKLEQLNVLLDGALKAGLNEINSVQFGVSNPQRYRDEARQKAIENAIQQATTLAKGFNSKLGPVYSISYRAPEAVPIPMNRLKYQTDLLAAPASGSASETYEPQSIEFLDHVDAVFELQR, encoded by the coding sequence GTGAAACGTAAATCACTGGTATTGGCTGCAATGATGGCTTTAGGAAGCCTGTCTTTCATGGCAGCTTCTGCCGCTGACTCACTCTCTATTCCACATATTTCCACCTCTGGTAACGCGATAGTTAAAGCGACGCCAGATATGGCTACTTTGGTAATCCATGTGAGTGAAACGCAAAAAAGTGCAGCAGAAGCAAAGAAAAAAGTCGATGAACGTGTTGCGAAATATTTTGATTTTCTGAAAAACAGTGGCATCGAAAAGAAAGACATTGATGCGGCTAACTTGCGTACCCAACCAGAATATCAATATGATCAAAAGAGTGGAAAATCGAGTATTACAGGTTATCGGGCGTCGCGTTCAGTTGAAGTGAAAGTTCACAAGCTGGAGCAACTGAATGTCTTATTGGATGGTGCCCTGAAAGCAGGATTGAATGAAATTAACTCGGTTCAGTTTGGTGTCAGCAATCCGCAACGTTATCGTGATGAAGCCAGACAAAAAGCCATCGAGAATGCTATTCAACAGGCAACTACATTGGCAAAAGGGTTCAACAGTAAGTTAGGCCCTGTATATAGCATTAGTTACCGTGCGCCTGAAGCAGTGCCTATCCCAATGAACCGTCTGAAATATCAGACAGATCTGTTGGCAGCACCCGCTTCTGGCTCTGCCAGTGAAACTTACGAACCACAGAGTATTGAGTTTTTAGATCACGTCGATGCTGTTTTTGAATTACAGCGTTAA
- the zapA gene encoding cell division protein ZapA: MSAQPVDIQIFGRSLRVNCPTEQVEALQAAAEELEERLHNLKERTRVTNTEQLVFIVALNVCHELAQEKMKTRDYAYNMEQKIKMLQQSIEKALLEQGKVT; this comes from the coding sequence ATGTCTGCACAACCAGTAGATATTCAGATTTTTGGGCGGTCATTACGTGTCAATTGTCCAACAGAGCAGGTTGAAGCGTTGCAAGCTGCTGCTGAGGAACTTGAAGAGCGTTTGCATAACCTTAAAGAACGCACCAGAGTCACTAACACTGAGCAACTGGTTTTTATTGTGGCACTGAATGTCTGTCACGAGTTGGCACAGGAGAAGATGAAAACCCGTGATTATGCTTACAATATGGAACAAAAAATAAAAATGCTCCAGCAATCCATTGAAAAGGCACTGTTAGAGCAAGGTAAAGTTACCTGA